GCCGCGGTACTCGACCTCGACGCCTGCCACGCGCGCGCGACGCGTTCGGGCCGGATCATCGAGCGCATGTGGGAATACCTCTCGACCGGAGACCCCGAACTGCCGGCCGCCAGCGCGTCGGTTGCCGCGTGATCGTGACCTGGTGATTCAACCCGTCATGCATAACTTTTTTACGTAATCGCCCCCAACCGGCGGCGTGGCCTTCACAGAGCGTCATCGACAGACGCCACGGCCAGCCGCTCAGTCTGCGGTCACCACCGCACAGGAGACAGACATGGAAATATCCGCATTGATGAACCGCAGGGGCATCACGCCATTTCAATGGCGTGTGATCGCCCTGTGCTTTCTGATCGTCACGCTGGACGGCTTCGACACGGCGGCGATCGGCTATCTCGCCCCGGCCATTCGTAGCGAATGGACGATGGCGACGACCAGCCTCGGCACTGTCTTCGGCGCCGGGCTCGGCGGCCTGATGCTGGGCTGCTTCATCTTCGGCCCGCTGGCCGACCGTATCGGGCGCAAGCGTGTGTTGATCCTCTCGGTCATTCTGTTCTCGCTGGGCAGCATCGCGTCGGCGTTCGTTCACAGCCCGACCGAGCTTGCCGTCATGCGCTTCATCACGGGGATCGGCCTGGGCGGCGCCATGCCGAACGCCATCACGCTCAGTTCGGAATATTGTGCGGAGCGCATGCGTTCGCTGCTCGTGACGGCCACGTTCTGCGGCTTCACGCTCGGCTTCGCCATCGGGGGCGAGATCGTGGCGCAGACGCTTCCGCACATCGGCTGGCGCGGCGTGTTGATCGCCGGCGGCGTGGTGCCGCTGGCTGTCGTGCCGATCCTCATGCGTTGGTTGCCGGAGTCGATGCGTTACCTTGCGGCGCGCGGCGACAGCGCCGAACAGTTGCTGGCCATCGCGCGTCACATCGACCCGCAGGTCACGCGCATCGATCCGGAAGCGGTGCCCGCCGGGGCGGCAAGTTCCGCCGTCGGCGGGTTGTTCACGCGACAGTATGTCGTGGGCACGCTGCTGCTCTGGGCGACGTATTTCTGCACGCTGTGCGCGTTCTATCTGCTCACAAGCTGGCTGCCGCTCGTCGTCAAGGATTCGGGCTACACGTTATCGGAGGCGGCACGCATCGGCGCAATGCTGCCGCTTGGTGGCACCGTCGGCGCAGTGCTGATCGGCTTTGCGATGGATCGCACGAGTCCGTACCGAGTGCTCGCCGCGTCCTACGTCATGGCGGGGATTGCGTTGTGTGTGCTGGGATCGGTCACGCATCAGGCCGGCTGGCTGATGATCGTCGTCTTCCTCGCGGGCTTCGGCGTTGCCGGTTCGCAGACGGGCGCCAATGCGCTGACCGCGGCGTACTACCCGACGGCATCGCGTGCGACCGGCGTGGCATGGGCGCTCGGCGTGGGACGCCTGGGCTCGATCCTCGGCTCCAGTCTCGGCGGCGTGCTGATCGCCACCGCGTCGAGCACGGCGCAGGCGTTTCAGATTGTGGCCATCCCCGCATTTCTTGCGGCGGCGCTGATGCTCGTCATGCGTCGTCGCGTGAGCCGCACGGGGTCGCTCGCAGGTGCGGCGGCGAAGCCTGTCACCGGCGTTGTCTGATCCGAGTCTGGGGCGAGCGTGATCGCGCTCGTCCGTGCAGTACCCGTAGCGTGAGCGTCCCCCGACGGTCATGCTGCGGCGCCTGCTCCGCAGGCATGCGTCAGTCACCGGTCGACACAGGCCGGACCACCACACGATTCCATGGAG
This window of the Pandoraea fibrosis genome carries:
- a CDS encoding MFS transporter, with the protein product MEISALMNRRGITPFQWRVIALCFLIVTLDGFDTAAIGYLAPAIRSEWTMATTSLGTVFGAGLGGLMLGCFIFGPLADRIGRKRVLILSVILFSLGSIASAFVHSPTELAVMRFITGIGLGGAMPNAITLSSEYCAERMRSLLVTATFCGFTLGFAIGGEIVAQTLPHIGWRGVLIAGGVVPLAVVPILMRWLPESMRYLAARGDSAEQLLAIARHIDPQVTRIDPEAVPAGAASSAVGGLFTRQYVVGTLLLWATYFCTLCAFYLLTSWLPLVVKDSGYTLSEAARIGAMLPLGGTVGAVLIGFAMDRTSPYRVLAASYVMAGIALCVLGSVTHQAGWLMIVVFLAGFGVAGSQTGANALTAAYYPTASRATGVAWALGVGRLGSILGSSLGGVLIATASSTAQAFQIVAIPAFLAAALMLVMRRRVSRTGSLAGAAAKPVTGVV